The region CCATGAGGCTGCTCTCAAGTGGTTCTACAAAGACCCACAAGGGGAGATCCAGGGTGAGATGAAAAGAGGTTTTGTGTGCTCAAAATGTGACTTGAATgctgtttttctacatttatgtTCAAAACTGCTCCCCTAAATCTGCTTTCTTGTCGTGCTCTAGGTCCATTCAGTAACCAGGAGATGGCTGAGTGGTTCCAGGCTGGTTACTTCACAATGTCTCTCTTAGTCAAAAGAGGCTGCGACGAAGTATTTCAAGCGCTTGGAGAGATCATGAAGATATGGGGGAGGGTACCGTTCACCCCAGGCCCTGCACCACCACCTCTACAGGTAGGCGTTTACTAAATGTGGGCTGTTTTATTCCTCATGTACAAAGTTTTGCTTTATAATCTGCACTAGTTGCCAGTACTAGCCATGACCTGCAGGTGGCGGGGTATTCCACTCTTTTTACTcgtatttattacatttttttaagaccCTTCTTCTCGCTGACTATGTCCTTCTCTTGTCTCTTTAAAGCAAAAAACTAAAGTGTCTCAGCCATTTTTACAAATGCAattaaaattgtttgtttgtttgtagcaTGTACCTTTTTTGCTTGTTGGACTATGATTGATTCTGACTTTCTTCTTATGTAATGCAGGGGGATGGTGATCAAGAGAGGTTGAAAAGGCAGCAAGAGCTCACTGCTCTCAACCTTTACCAGCTACAGCAGCTCCAATATCAATACCTCCTCAGGTACACCAGTCTCAGATATGCCATTTTTTTATGCAGTTGATGCATGATTGTTTGTGTCATAatgaaaatatctaaatatactCATTTACAAACTGCCGTACTTCCTGGACTTATTGAAGaaatacctttttaaaagaGTTAAAGTATGCCTCACCACGTAATGGATTTCTAAAACCTGTACATCcaacatttaatcacattaatgcaTATCGTTATCTAGAAACCATCTTGCATTGGCATCAACCTAGTAGCAACGCCAAATCGGTCCAGGGGCTCCTTACACGCTTACTTGCAGCACTTTTGCTCAAACCACACCAATCTCTGCACTCGACCTCCATTTTAATGCCAACTACACACCTGTCACGTATCATGACAGCATTCTTGCATGGTTACAACGCTATCACGGTGACTAATCAGTTCACAGACATGGCAGTGGTTTAGATTACATGACAAGTAATCTAAACCACTGTTATGGTTGTACCTGCTATAGTAGGTGTTTTCTaggaccacattttgccatAATGACATACACACGGACTCTAAAGTTGAAAACAATACCAAAGTCACTGTGGCAGCGTACATAATTCATCCACTGATAATCATTCAAACGCTAActcctgtttgtctctcattTCTCATATCCATTTGTCTTCCACTGTTCAGGCAGCAGTATGCTCAGGCCCTGGCCCagcagaaagctgcagctcttAGCTCAGCTCCtattcaacagcagcagcaacaccaaCAGCAGATCAACTTGCTTCTACAGCAATACCAGGCTCTCAAGCTAAGGTTGATATCCTACTTCTAAATACATCTGTACCCGCGCTTCAGTGTTTAGAAATCTTACTGAGCTTTGACATGAAGAGTATTGCatatattaatgtgtattttcttgttattttgtaGAGCATCTGATAGCCTCCTACCTCCTGTTACCCGGTCCCTGTCTGTACCAGACTCTGGTTCTGTGTGGGAAATGCAGAACCCGTCCTCTCAGGCTTCCTGCACACCAAACGTACAACAAGCTGCTCCAAACAGTGAGGTCTACTTTAAATgttctgcagtgtttgtttctttgtgagtCACATGAGAGGAACAGAAAAGGTCTGTCATGTCATAGCAGATCTAATGCATCATTTTATATCACACTCAACAGCGTGGGAAAGCAGCAGCGTGTGGGATTTACCTATAGACTCCATGGCACAGGCTCCAACCATCGAGCAGATGCAACAGATAGAGAAGTCAAAGTCTGCAAAGGTAAACTGTATTTCTGCTCACTTTTCTAAAGCCAAGATCTCTTATAGTCTTGAATACAGCAGCATCTtatgtttgagtgtttttcaaagccttaaaatgttgtttcttgATTTGTAAGATGAAATAGATTGCATTAAAATAGTTATATGGCTGATATATCTATGATTTTAAGATATTGGGACTAGCCAGAAATGTGCTCACGTCGCATATCTGCAGTTAATATCATGggtggatttttttaattttctcatcTGACAGGTGGAGTTGGAGAGGCGTGAGGCAGAAATGAGAGccaaaagggaggaagaggagaggaaacgcCTGGAGGAGGCCTTGAGGGCTCGACAGGAGGAGGAACGAAAACGCCTGGAAGAAGAGGATCTGGCACGGCAAAAACAGGTTGAGTATTCAAAAGATAATGATCTGAGGCACCCAAAGCCTTTGAGCTACTGTTTTATTGGTAGCCACATTTCTCTGATGCCCTTGAGAACTGACCCAGTGTTGTGGATTTCTAGGAGGAAGCATTAAGAAGGCAGCAAGAGCTAGAAGAGGCACAGCGCAgacaaaaggaggaagaggagagaatgGCACAAGAGGAAGCTCTCCGTCGATTAGAGGAGAGGcggagggaagaggaagagagaaataaaCGGGAAGAGTTCCTTCGCAAACAGGTAAGCTAATGAAATGTCACCTACTTCCTACCTCCTATCTGGATTTGTGAAATGTCTCCCTAAAGTGCAATGTTTTCTACCTCACCAGGAAGAGGAGCGCAGGAAGCAAGAAGAACTTGAAGCATTGAGGAGGCGAGAGGAGGAGAAGcgagcagaggaggaggcagcagctgctgcagcggCAGCTGCTCTGGCCCAACAactggaggagcagaagaggagagagcaggaggtCCAAAGGCAGCAGGAGCTACagagacagaggcagcagcaacAAGAGGCCCTCAGGAGActtcaacaacagcagcagcagcagcagcagctcgcACAAATGAAGGTAAGAGCACAGAGGATTAGCCAGCAAAAATAGGTAGTAGGTAGTAGGTATTTAAAGTTGATAAAACACCTTTCCTGCTCTTTAGCTACCATCCTCTTCAAAGTGGGGCCAGCAGTCGGTCAACTCTATAAACCAGACCCAGAGCGCCCTGTCAATGGCTGAGATCCAGAAactggaagaggagagagaacgaCAGACCCGGGAGGAGGTAAAGGCAGCGAGCAGCCAGGTTTTGTTTGGTTGCTCCATCACCAGCAATGTTTTGGTTCCTCTCTTGAGTTAAAAGAAATGCTTTTTGACAAATTCTTGTGATTCAGCCAGTTatagtttttttgcaaatttattcaTGTCCTCCGTTTTCTTTCTCAACCCCACAGCAGCGACGTCAGCAGCAAGAGCTCCTGaaactacagcagcagcaggccttACAACTGGCTCAGCAGCCTCAGGCCAAGCTGTCCGGTTGGGGAAGTGTGGCCAAACAGCCAGCTGCTACCAAATCTTTGCTGGAGATTCAAAGGGAAGAAGCCCAGCAGATGAAACAACGGAaggagcaacagcagcagcagcagcagcagcagcagcagcagcagcaacaacaacaacaacaacaacagcagccacaacagcagctgcagccgcAGCCGCAGCCACAGCCACAACAGCAGCAACCGCACTCCATTGTTACCCAACAGACCCGCACTCAAAACAGGACTGTACGTGACCTACATGATATTTTGTCTTATTGGCTAAATGAAAATAAGAGCTATGTAGAGCTGCAGAGTTGGGCAGGAATTTCTATTGGCTTCAGCAGCATTTTGACATTAGAAATTCTAATTGAATGTCCAAAATATTACTCGAtaaggtttttatttcatttgaatatgaaaaGTTGCTCAAAGATGATAGAATAGTTCAATAATacttccaaaatgtcatcaaggCCGTATTGTTAATTCTAATAGCCTCAGGTGGTTGTTTGCGAAAGAAGGAAGGAATGCTGAAATTATCATTAGATCAATCAATTAGTTGACCAGGATGAAATTACATTTCCTTGAGTTTGGGGGTATTGTGATGGGCATTATCTGACgctttatagaccaaacaacgGATTAGTCAAGAAAGTAATGGGCAGATTAATCAGTAATGAAACACATTGTGACTTGCGACCCAAGGATCAAGGATGTAATGTCAGTAACCGTATCTCACTCTTGTCACAGACGTCGTCTCTGAGTAACTCGGTGTGGGGGTCTGTGAACACCAGCGTGTGCGCTAATTGGGGCTCCGACTCCAGCAGTATCTGGGGCGACACCCACAACTCTAACATGGGCTTCTGGGATGAGGCGGTGAAAGAAGCTGTTCAGCAACCTCCtccaacaaagaaaagcagcacgCAGAAGAACAACAAAGGCAATGCCAACCTCAGGTATTTCTTAAGCATGCCAAAATAGAAAGCGCTTAGTCACAGCCCTCCTGATGAAGCATGACTTATCATCTGAAGGATATGAGTAATGCACAGATCTTAATGACTTCTTTCCGTCTTcctcctgtgtttttatttgtgcattttgtacatgtaaaagtaACTCTGTGAGTGGGCGGGCCAATAAGaaagcagaagaggaggaaaaactgCTAAAGTTGTTTCAAGGGGTCAATAAGAGCCAGCAGGACACCTTCATGCAATGGTGTGAGCAAACTCTGCACACCCTCAACACGGCCAACAATCTGGATGGTgagactttttcaaaatatgatCTGCAAAAGCACTCCACCTACAGCTATTGATTAACATTTCAGGAAGCCGAACTCACAAATatcctccatctgtctccctgCCAGTTCCAACGTTCGCATCCTTCCTGAAAGAAGTGGACTCTCCATACGAGGTGCACGACTATGTCCGGGCCTATCTGGGGGACACTCCCGAGGCCAAGGACTTTGCCAAGCAGTTCCTGGAACGTCGTGCCAAACAGAACGCTAACCAACAGAAACCGGCACCGCAGAACCAACAGCAGACcctcaagcagcagcagcagcagcaggtgagcGAGACTCAAGTGGTTCCAGTGAGTTAAAGGCTCAGCATGAGGTACCATACGCTTTGGCCCCATTTTTGCGAGAGACCTCTGTCCTTCTCATTCCCCCAAAATACTCTGCGCTTCACATTTGTGGTGTGACTCTCTTGCATCACCCAGTGTTTCACTCAAGATTTTGGGAGAGTCTGGTGGATGGACCTCGTACCCTCTAGGGGTGGTTCTTGAGTATTTTCAATTTTTatcacatttgcatttatttaaacaaatataaacagtttCCTCATAGCTTTGAATAATCGGGAACCAAGCTCAGTCGTGCAGTTTCAAAACAACTAAACCGTGAAACAttagtggttttgttttctctcttctccacaTTTTAATTGGTAATGAAGTCATCATTTTCTGAGACcacattaattcaattcaattcaattcagtttattttgtatagcccagaatcacaaattacaaatttgcctcagagggctttacaatctgtgcacatgcgacatcctctgtccttccctcaagTCAAGTAGTAACATTTTCATGTTGCTGGTGTTCTGTACAGGATTCTGTATGGGGTGGAACAGGATCTTCATCACTCTATCAGTCCAACCACACTAgtggccagcagcagcagcagcgcttTGAGACGGTCACCtcagggaagaagaaaaagaagcagaagatGGTCCGCGCAGACCCCAGCCTTCTAGGTGAGAGCGAACACCCATCTACTGAATCTGAAAAATTCTGTAACGATGTGTCACtgccttttttaaatcacatctgctaattggatatttattttattcattttttttcaggtttctCTGTGAATGCGTCATCTGAGAGATTGAATATGGGAGAGATTGAGACTTTGGAGGACTTTTAAGGGACTGTGGCCAAGCAACACCACTGACTGTATCCGATTTGAACAGCAGCTGTTTTACCTGAACCCCCCCTGTGGCGGCCCCCCAAACTGCTTCCACAACTTTCGAC is a window of Anoplopoma fimbria isolate UVic2021 breed Golden Eagle Sablefish chromosome 3, Afim_UVic_2022, whole genome shotgun sequence DNA encoding:
- the gigyf2 gene encoding GRB10-interacting GYF protein 2 isoform X2 gives rise to the protein MHQSAELCRHTGFISGHVTNTQPSCRKRRELERERERERATQLAYKPCAVRTSRELQGRMAETQTLNFGPEWLRALSGGGGAGAGAGAGGGGGGGGGCGVSSPPLSPALPKYKLADYRYGREEMLALYVKDNKIPIDLHDKEFLPILQEEPLPPLALVSFTEEEQRNFSMSVNSSAVLRLTGRGGGPIVGAPRGRSTSRGRGRGRGDGGFYQRSFDDVEGFGRGAREMHRSQSWEERGERRFEKPGRKDPEVAPGHFPMNHIRGNYEDGVTGLPRKHDFTRSESENWRSAQNAGWRELQDQRRRFPFDAREDERGYRRPRSGSGSLDDERDSLPEWCLEDADEEAGTFDSSGAFLSLKKASKEPILEEGELDFKPLEECEEGLEEDNCQSRQIKEMEAEAKREAERKEFSRASEEALPVAPPLAPPVSESQVSAHSLSLSQPNRTEQSDRPVERQPPTELPPEPRKVPMHVPMSNSMLESLPMNHMNHMNHMNHTTLAEVSAPSPSVQLPQKPMEVPVAMNNPLPFPSSMMAPIGRPTAVPHDTDEDEGLKHFEQEAEKMVAYLQDSVVDDDRLTAKTSEKPKPAGLALTHEAALKWFYKDPQGEIQGPFSNQEMAEWFQAGYFTMSLLVKRGCDEVFQALGEIMKIWGRVPFTPGPAPPPLQGDGDQERLKRQQELTALNLYQLQQLQYQYLLRQQYAQALAQQKAAALSSAPIQQQQQHQQQINLLLQQYQALKLRASDSLLPPVTRSLSVPDSGSVWEMQNPSSQASCTPNVQQAAPNTWESSSVWDLPIDSMAQAPTIEQMQQIEKSKSAKVELERREAEMRAKREEEERKRLEEALRARQEEERKRLEEEDLARQKQEEALRRQQELEEAQRRQKEEEERMAQEEALRRLEERRREEEERNKREEFLRKQEEERRKQEELEALRRREEEKRAEEEAAAAAAAAALAQQLEEQKRREQEVQRQQELQRQRQQQQEALRRLQQQQQQQQQLAQMKLPSSSKWGQQSVNSINQTQSALSMAEIQKLEEERERQTREEQRRQQQELLKLQQQQALQLAQQPQAKLSGWGSVAKQPAATKSLLEIQREEAQQMKQRKEQQQQQQQQQQQQQQQQQQQQQQPQQQLQPQPQPQPQQQQPHSIVTQQTRTQNRTTSSLSNSVWGSVNTSVCANWGSDSSSIWGDTHNSNMGFWDEAVKEAVQQPPPTKKSSTQKNNKGNANLSNSVSGRANKKAEEEEKLLKLFQGVNKSQQDTFMQWCEQTLHTLNTANNLDVPTFASFLKEVDSPYEVHDYVRAYLGDTPEAKDFAKQFLERRAKQNANQQKPAPQNQQQTLKQQQQQQDSVWGGTGSSSLYQSNHTSGQQQQQRFETVTSGKKKKKQKMVRADPSLLGFSVNASSERLNMGEIETLEDF
- the gigyf2 gene encoding GRB10-interacting GYF protein 2 isoform X4, translating into MHQSAELCRHTGFISGHVTNTQPSCRKRRELERERERERATQLAYKPCAVRTSRELQGRMAETQTLNFGPEWLRALSGGGGAGAGAGAGGGGGGGGGCGVSSPPLSPALPKYKLADYRYGREEMLALYVKDNKIPIDLHDKEFLPILQEEPLPPLALVSFTEEEQRNFSMSVNSSAVLRLTGRGGGPIVGAPRGRSTSRGRGRGRGDGGFYQRSFDDVEGFGRGAREMHRSQSWEERGERRFEKPGRKDPVEVAPGHFPMNHIRGNYEDGVTGLPRKHDFTRSESENWRSAQNAGWRELQDQRRRFPFDAREDERGYRRPRSGSGSLDDERDSLPEWCLEDADEEAGTFDSSGAFLSLKKASKEPILEEGELDFKPLEECEEGLEEDNCQSRQIKEMEAEAKREAERKEFSRASEEALPVAPPLAPPVSESQVSAHSLSLSQPNRTEQSDRPVERQPPTELPPEPRKVPMHVPMSNSMLESLPMNHMNHMNHMNHTTLAEVSAPSPSVQLPQKPMEVPVAMNNPLPFPSSMMAPIGRPTAVPHDTDEDEGLKHFEQEAEKMVAYLQDSVVDDDRLTAKTSEKPKPAGLALTHEAALKWFYKDPQGEIQGPFSNQEMAEWFQAGYFTMSLLVKRGCDEVFQALGEIMKIWGRVPFTPGPAPPPLQGDGDQERLKRQQELTALNLYQLQQLQYQYLLRQQYAQALAQQKAAALSSAPIQQQQQHQQQINLLLQQYQALKLRASDSLLPPVTRSLSVPDSGSVWEMQNPSSQASCTPNVQQAAPNTWESSSVWDLPIDSMAQAPTIEQMQQIEKSKSAKVELERREAEMRAKREEEERKRLEEALRARQEEERKRLEEEDLARQKQEEALRRQQELEEAQRRQKEEEERMAQEEALRRLEERRREEEERNKREEFLRKQEEERRKQEELEALRRREEEKRAEEEAAAAAAAAALAQQLEEQKRREQEVQRQQELQRQRQQQQEALRRLQQQQQQQQQLAQMKLPSSSKWGQQSVNSINQTQSALSMAEIQKLEEERERQTREEQRRQQQELLKLQQQQALQLAQQPQAKLSGWGSVAKQPAATKSLLEIQREEAQQMKQRKEQQQQQQQQQQQQQQQQQQQQQQPQQQLQPQPQPQPQQQQPHSIVTQQTRTQNRTTSSLSNSVWGSVNTSVCANWGSDSSSIWGDTHNSNMGFWDEAVKEAVQQPPPTKKSSTQKNNKGNANLSNSVSGRANKKAEEEEKLLKLFQGVNKSQQDTFMQWCEQTLHTLNTANNLDVPTFASFLKEVDSPYEVHDYVRAYLGDTPEAKDFAKQFLERRAKQNANQQKPAPQNQQQTLKQQQQQDSVWGGTGSSSLYQSNHTSGQQQQQRFETVTSGKKKKKQKMVRADPSLLGFSVNASSERLNMGEIETLEDF
- the gigyf2 gene encoding GRB10-interacting GYF protein 2 isoform X3 yields the protein MHQSAELCRHTGFISGHVTNTQPSCRKRRELERERERERATQLAYKPCAVRTSRELQGRMAETQTLNFGPEWLRALSGGGGAGAGAGAGGGGGGGGGCGVSSPPLSPALPKYKLADYRYGREEMLALYVKDNKIPIDLHDKEFLPILQEEPLPPLALVSFTEEEQRNFSMSVNSSAVLRLTGRGGGPIVGAPRGRSTSRGRGRGRGDGGFYQRSFDDVEGFGRGAREMHRSQSWEERGERRFEKPGRKDPVEVAPGHFPMNHIRGNYEDGVTGLPRKHDFTRSESENWRSAQNGWRELQDQRRRFPFDAREDERGYRRPRSGSGSLDDERDSLPEWCLEDADEEAGTFDSSGAFLSLKKASKEPILEEGELDFKPLEECEEGLEEDNCQSRQIKEMEAEAKREAERKEFSRASEEALPVAPPLAPPVSESQVSAHSLSLSQPNRTEQSDRPVERQPPTELPPEPRKVPMHVPMSNSMLESLPMNHMNHMNHMNHTTLAEVSAPSPSVQLPQKPMEVPVAMNNPLPFPSSMMAPIGRPTAVPHDTDEDEGLKHFEQEAEKMVAYLQDSVVDDDRLTAKTSEKPKPAGLALTHEAALKWFYKDPQGEIQGPFSNQEMAEWFQAGYFTMSLLVKRGCDEVFQALGEIMKIWGRVPFTPGPAPPPLQGDGDQERLKRQQELTALNLYQLQQLQYQYLLRQQYAQALAQQKAAALSSAPIQQQQQHQQQINLLLQQYQALKLRASDSLLPPVTRSLSVPDSGSVWEMQNPSSQASCTPNVQQAAPNTWESSSVWDLPIDSMAQAPTIEQMQQIEKSKSAKVELERREAEMRAKREEEERKRLEEALRARQEEERKRLEEEDLARQKQEEALRRQQELEEAQRRQKEEEERMAQEEALRRLEERRREEEERNKREEFLRKQEEERRKQEELEALRRREEEKRAEEEAAAAAAAAALAQQLEEQKRREQEVQRQQELQRQRQQQQEALRRLQQQQQQQQQLAQMKLPSSSKWGQQSVNSINQTQSALSMAEIQKLEEERERQTREEQRRQQQELLKLQQQQALQLAQQPQAKLSGWGSVAKQPAATKSLLEIQREEAQQMKQRKEQQQQQQQQQQQQQQQQQQQQQQPQQQLQPQPQPQPQQQQPHSIVTQQTRTQNRTTSSLSNSVWGSVNTSVCANWGSDSSSIWGDTHNSNMGFWDEAVKEAVQQPPPTKKSSTQKNNKGNANLSNSVSGRANKKAEEEEKLLKLFQGVNKSQQDTFMQWCEQTLHTLNTANNLDVPTFASFLKEVDSPYEVHDYVRAYLGDTPEAKDFAKQFLERRAKQNANQQKPAPQNQQQTLKQQQQQQDSVWGGTGSSSLYQSNHTSGQQQQQRFETVTSGKKKKKQKMVRADPSLLGFSVNASSERLNMGEIETLEDF
- the gigyf2 gene encoding GRB10-interacting GYF protein 2 isoform X5; this translates as MAETQTLNFGPEWLRALSGGGGAGAGAGAGGGGGGGGGCGVSSPPLSPALPKYKLADYRYGREEMLALYVKDNKIPIDLHDKEFLPILQEEPLPPLALVSFTEEEQRNFSMSVNSSAVLRLTGRGGGPIVGAPRGRSTSRGRGRGRGDGGFYQRSFDDVEGFGRGAREMHRSQSWEERGERRFEKPGRKDPVEVAPGHFPMNHIRGNYEDGVTGLPRKHDFTRSESENWRSAQNAGWRELQDQRRRFPFDAREDERGYRRPRSGSGSLDDERDSLPEWCLEDADEEAGTFDSSGAFLSLKKASKEPILEEGELDFKPLEECEEGLEEDNCQSRQIKEMEAEAKREAERKEFSRASEEALPVAPPLAPPVSESQVSAHSLSLSQPNRTEQSDRPVERQPPTELPPEPRKVPMHVPMSNSMLESLPMNHMNHMNHMNHTTLAEVSAPSPSVQLPQKPMEVPVAMNNPLPFPSSMMAPIGRPTAVPHDTDEDEGLKHFEQEAEKMVAYLQDSVVDDDRLTAKTSEKPKPAGLALTHEAALKWFYKDPQGEIQGPFSNQEMAEWFQAGYFTMSLLVKRGCDEVFQALGEIMKIWGRVPFTPGPAPPPLQGDGDQERLKRQQELTALNLYQLQQLQYQYLLRQQYAQALAQQKAAALSSAPIQQQQQHQQQINLLLQQYQALKLRASDSLLPPVTRSLSVPDSGSVWEMQNPSSQASCTPNVQQAAPNTWESSSVWDLPIDSMAQAPTIEQMQQIEKSKSAKVELERREAEMRAKREEEERKRLEEALRARQEEERKRLEEEDLARQKQEEALRRQQELEEAQRRQKEEEERMAQEEALRRLEERRREEEERNKREEFLRKQEEERRKQEELEALRRREEEKRAEEEAAAAAAAAALAQQLEEQKRREQEVQRQQELQRQRQQQQEALRRLQQQQQQQQQLAQMKLPSSSKWGQQSVNSINQTQSALSMAEIQKLEEERERQTREEQRRQQQELLKLQQQQALQLAQQPQAKLSGWGSVAKQPAATKSLLEIQREEAQQMKQRKEQQQQQQQQQQQQQQQQQQQQQQPQQQLQPQPQPQPQQQQPHSIVTQQTRTQNRTTSSLSNSVWGSVNTSVCANWGSDSSSIWGDTHNSNMGFWDEAVKEAVQQPPPTKKSSTQKNNKGNANLSNSVSGRANKKAEEEEKLLKLFQGVNKSQQDTFMQWCEQTLHTLNTANNLDVPTFASFLKEVDSPYEVHDYVRAYLGDTPEAKDFAKQFLERRAKQNANQQKPAPQNQQQTLKQQQQQQDSVWGGTGSSSLYQSNHTSGQQQQQRFETVTSGKKKKKQKMVRADPSLLGFSVNASSERLNMGEIETLEDF
- the gigyf2 gene encoding GRB10-interacting GYF protein 2 isoform X1: MHQSAELCRHTGFISGHVTNTQPSCRKRRELERERERERATQLAYKPCAVRTSRELQGRMAETQTLNFGPEWLRALSGGGGAGAGAGAGGGGGGGGGCGVSSPPLSPALPKYKLADYRYGREEMLALYVKDNKIPIDLHDKEFLPILQEEPLPPLALVSFTEEEQRNFSMSVNSSAVLRLTGRGGGPIVGAPRGRSTSRGRGRGRGDGGFYQRSFDDVEGFGRGAREMHRSQSWEERGERRFEKPGRKDPVEVAPGHFPMNHIRGNYEDGVTGLPRKHDFTRSESENWRSAQNAGWRELQDQRRRFPFDAREDERGYRRPRSGSGSLDDERDSLPEWCLEDADEEAGTFDSSGAFLSLKKASKEPILEEGELDFKPLEECEEGLEEDNCQSRQIKEMEAEAKREAERKEFSRASEEALPVAPPLAPPVSESQVSAHSLSLSQPNRTEQSDRPVERQPPTELPPEPRKVPMHVPMSNSMLESLPMNHMNHMNHMNHTTLAEVSAPSPSVQLPQKPMEVPVAMNNPLPFPSSMMAPIGRPTAVPHDTDEDEGLKHFEQEAEKMVAYLQDSVVDDDRLTAKTSEKPKPAGLALTHEAALKWFYKDPQGEIQGPFSNQEMAEWFQAGYFTMSLLVKRGCDEVFQALGEIMKIWGRVPFTPGPAPPPLQGDGDQERLKRQQELTALNLYQLQQLQYQYLLRQQYAQALAQQKAAALSSAPIQQQQQHQQQINLLLQQYQALKLRASDSLLPPVTRSLSVPDSGSVWEMQNPSSQASCTPNVQQAAPNTWESSSVWDLPIDSMAQAPTIEQMQQIEKSKSAKVELERREAEMRAKREEEERKRLEEALRARQEEERKRLEEEDLARQKQEEALRRQQELEEAQRRQKEEEERMAQEEALRRLEERRREEEERNKREEFLRKQEEERRKQEELEALRRREEEKRAEEEAAAAAAAAALAQQLEEQKRREQEVQRQQELQRQRQQQQEALRRLQQQQQQQQQLAQMKLPSSSKWGQQSVNSINQTQSALSMAEIQKLEEERERQTREEQRRQQQELLKLQQQQALQLAQQPQAKLSGWGSVAKQPAATKSLLEIQREEAQQMKQRKEQQQQQQQQQQQQQQQQQQQQQQPQQQLQPQPQPQPQQQQPHSIVTQQTRTQNRTTSSLSNSVWGSVNTSVCANWGSDSSSIWGDTHNSNMGFWDEAVKEAVQQPPPTKKSSTQKNNKGNANLSNSVSGRANKKAEEEEKLLKLFQGVNKSQQDTFMQWCEQTLHTLNTANNLDVPTFASFLKEVDSPYEVHDYVRAYLGDTPEAKDFAKQFLERRAKQNANQQKPAPQNQQQTLKQQQQQQDSVWGGTGSSSLYQSNHTSGQQQQQRFETVTSGKKKKKQKMVRADPSLLGFSVNASSERLNMGEIETLEDF